From the genome of Pochonia chlamydosporia 170 chromosome Unknown PCv3seq00011, whole genome shotgun sequence:
AGACCCAACCGTGTTACACTACGTCGGCGCTTCCATATTAGTGCCGATTGGTGACGGCTAGTAACAGGTGAAGAGTATTGCAGGATGGCATATGCATGTCTCGCCATCTTTGGAAAGTCTGAAGCGCGCACAGCGCCGTCCCGTCCGTTGTGTCCTCCAAGCTATTCATATATGTAAATTTCCGAACATGCGAAACCCCTACACAACGGTGCTGAATGCTGCGCAGGGAATTATTCCCTTTTCTTTGTGCCATCGCATCCAGAAGAGATTCCGGCAAGAACTTACTTCTACATTCACACTGCGAAACCAATCGACAACAATCATCACATACTCTGACCACGACTACGGAGTGCTGCTGCTAGGGACAACTCTCGTATACCAGCGAGATGCGGCGGCTTCTGTTACAAGTCGTGTTCGTAGCCACTCTCTTCGGAGAGTTGGGTCGCGCTGGGCCGGAAgaagactttgccaacaacctTTTCTCAGATTTGGGACCGTATGTTATGCACGAATAGAATTTTCAGACAACCCTAGAAGAACGACCTGCTAATTAATTACAGTCTGCTAGCCCTATTCGGTGAGAGAGTAACAATGCAGTTCATGAGCGAAGCAATGGGATGGGCAGACAGTGTTATTCTAGCCATGGCCCCGATAGGTATTCTTACAATCATTGTCGCTGCCATCAGGGTGTCCGGGCCCTTGTGGTTGAAGGCTTTGATTGGGAGGGCGAGAGAAAACGTGTCCGTTGCCGAGATGGAATTAATGTCATCGACTTCTGAAGAGGTTTGTGAGCTCTATAACGGCCAGAGCATTGTTAGGTGCCAGGGCAAGCCAGAAATATGGGAGTTCATTCTTCTGTTCAAGAAGTGCAATGAAAGAGCATCCGATATGCCCCCAAAGATCGAATTCAAGACGCTTTCGGAGGCTGTGAGAGACGGTAGTATCGTTGATGCAAAAGGTAAATCGTGAACTAGCCAGTTTTATTTCAGCAGATTACTGACACAACGAAAGAGAGGGCGGATTGGAAAAAATTCTGGCGGAATGGTATGTTCAGCTTTTCCCATGTTTCCCATTTACTTGTGGACACTTTATGAGGCACCCAAGAGATGGGACACGTCAATATTCCCACGAAGTATTAAGTTCTATTCAGACTGATTTATTATCCCTCTCTAGTTCTCGCCATATTTGGTCTCAACCCAAAACGGCCATCGTCAGATACAGAGGCTGCAAGGAACGCGAAAATACGCTGGAATCCAAAGAAGCCCCATCAGTGGGATCTGACAGTTATTCGAGACATCACACCAGCTGCACCAAACATTGCTCTAAATGGCCATAGTCAATTTAGCCGAGTTCAAGTGCACGCGACAGCGTGTTTTGCAACCCTCGTGCAGGCCGGTTTGCTAATCTtctttggcatcatcactTACCACCCTGATATCAAGCAGAACTATCTAAAAGACAGCCAGCCCGTGGGAAAATCCGCGTTTCCTTTGGTTGCGAGTGGTACGGCcctgctggtcttggggcTGCTTGTATGCGCCCATGTGGTCGAAGATAGCACGACAGAGCATCGGTATGAATTATCCGATGAATGCATCCTTGCCCAGATGATATGGGTTCAGCGTGGCCAAACTGTTGGTGATCAAGTTTTCAAACCCTATGCGACATTGCCTCGATCGTGGCGTACCATTATTACCACTTCACGACGGAGAGTCAGACAACGCAAGAGCGATTCGTTTGCTTTCGCACAGTCTGGCAGTATGACCAACCCTGACAATACGACGGATGAAGCGGCTACGGCCCCTAGTGTCGCTGGTAACGACGCGTCCTCCAGTAAAGAGGCTGTCAATGCATTTGCTACAACCCAGGAGTCAGTCCCGAATAAACATTCAAAATTTGCCGCGAAACGGAACCTGACGATGATAAGAACCTGGATGGTGGAACATGGAGCCGAGGTAAAGACTGTGACTGGTGTTGGTCTTAGTCTTACAGGCTTCGTCGTGCAGTTTGTAGGGTTAAGGAATATGAGCTGGGCCGCATCGATCGCACAACTGAGTGGTGTGCTGATCTTGGTGGGTGTCAGGGCTTGGGTTCGACGAGGCATTTCTCAGCCCCTTTCACATCAACAGCTGACTCCCAAATTTGAGTTGGAATGGCTAACTCTGGTACTAAATATTTTAAAAATTAATCCTGGCTCTTGTTTCGACATCCTACGAAAAGATTTACTACGCAAACGAACGGCGGAACATCGAGGAGaacctcaacatcttctCGACGACATATATCCAATGCCTTGGGGTGTCAATACAGACCTGAATCAGGATTACTGGCCACTCATACCAGAgagagacatggaccaggCACTAGGTAACACAACTAAGTCATCCTCTCAGTCCATTCTAGAGATACACCGAGAAGTATGTGAGCTGTCACGCTGCCGAAGTGGGTGGTGctttgacttggccatgCGTCTTGCAAATTGCATGGAGTTAGCTTTGAAAATTCTGGTTGCATCTCAATTTCAGAATGAGAATTCTTTAAAATGGTTCGTTCAAGTACACAGCAGTCATGACGACGCACCTCATTGGATCCCGCTTCACTTGCACCATGATCGCCAGTCGAACTCATGGAAAGTTGGAACTCATGAGATAGCATCAGTACTAACTTTTTGGGTATACTCTGCGCGCACATGTTCTCAAGGAGGCAGACATTGGAGTGCCAATAGCGAATTCAACCACCCCAACAAAACCAACGAGACATGGACTCGAGATACCGGACCTGAATCACCGCAAGGACTTAGACTATTGGGACCAGGCAGAGCTATTCCCAGGTATCAGCTGATGCAAGACCTTCAATGGTGGGTCCCCAGTGATCTGGATGAGATAGTTGATGTACGTAGGATTAGTGGTTCCGATGAGATCAAAACAGCCGACGCTGAAGCGGATGTATCAACAGTCAAGGTTTCTAGCAGTCAAGAGTCCGGATGTTCTTTGTACTGTACTATAGacggcatcaaatgtcatTCATACGGAAACGAGTGGACATATCAACGACGTAAAGTCAGAATGGATAGCTCCAGGAGAAAGTTGGGATTGCCTGGAACAGATTTACTTGCCAATCATGATAGCGCCATGCAGAATTTTGCAACCATCTTGGGAGATGACagcagatggatggatgccaGCACTCATCTGGCTGTGGAATCTCATGACGACATTGAGCTTACATATGCAAAGACGTTGCTCTGGTTGTTTTTGCGGTCCGTAGCCAAGACACTTTGCCGGCCCGTGGCAGGGCAAGTAGAAACTCGGACAACGAGGGAGGGCTATCTTCTCTTGTGGCACAAGGATATAGCCGAGCTGGCCGAACGAATCCAGCAGAATGGACTTGGCACACCCCTTGAGGCGTACCTGAGTATCGTATGCCCTCTTAGCATGGAAGAAAAGCTACCCTTCCCGCAACCTATCTTCGATTTGGCACTTTCAGAAGCAAGCAAAATTCGCAAACGCGACGGG
Proteins encoded in this window:
- a CDS encoding ankyrin 2,3/unc44 (similar to Metarhizium acridum CQMa 102 XP_007813234.1), coding for MRRLLLQVVFVATLFGELGRAGPEEDFANNLFSDLGPLLALFGERVTMQFMSEAMGWADSVILAMAPIGILTIIVAAIRVSGPLWLKALIGRARENVSVAEMELMSSTSEEVCELYNGQSIVRCQGKPEIWEFILLFKKCNERASDMPPKIEFKTLSEAVRDGSIVDAKERADWKKFWRNVLAIFGLNPKRPSSDTEAARNAKIRWNPKKPHQWDLTVIRDITPAAPNIALNGHSQFSRVQVHATACFATLVQAGLLIFFGIITYHPDIKQNYLKDSQPVGKSAFPLVASGTALLVLGLLVCAHVVEDSTTEHRYELSDECILAQMIWVQRGQTVGDQVFKPYATLPRSWRTIITTSRRRVRQRKSDSFAFAQSGSMTNPDNTTDEAATAPSVAGNDASSSKEAVNAFATTQESVPNKHSKFAAKRNLTMIRTWMVEHGAEVKTVTGVGLSLTGFVVQFVGLRNMSWAASIAQLSGVLILVGVRAWVRRGISQPLSHQQLTPKFELEWLTLVLNILKINPGSCFDILRKDLLRKRTAEHRGEPQHLLDDIYPMPWGVNTDLNQDYWPLIPERDMDQALGGRHWSANSEFNHPNKTNETWTRDTGPESPQGLRLLGPGRAIPRYQLMQDLQWWVPSDLDEIVDVRRISGSDEIKTADAEADVSTVKVSSSQESGCSLYCTIDGIKCHSYGNEWTYQRRKVRMDSSRRKLGLPGTDLLANHDSAMQNFATILGDDSRWMDASTHLAVESHDDIELTYAKTLLWLFLRSVAKTLCRPVAGQVETRTTREGYLLLWHKDIAELAERIQQNGLGTPLEAYLSIVCPLSMEEKLPFPQPIFDLALSEASKIRKRDGILEAGVPYSWLWQQCQFFCESQRGIYARGVACLLEYLKDVYTQQQAYAPVTHSIDAPSLILQRQQDTIIGVLVREHNLGSRILSQLLMLYNNRRHPWPEGLHWIHTASCSDSIAPWEWTKELGVCDLRRLEIEGSVSRGWFRQGQLAEFPDSRDAAGWTPVHYLAATGFESDYAYDDYAGEKDLRGWTPLHYACWYGHDAVVRQLLSRRETDSWCQGFDGATPFHCAVRNENVKVLAELLQQQKQQMNGPRGLRRRGLGQDIGVHAGHTSMNCLPQSVQDHEGRAPIHWAVLAGNLEAVEKLIDDREIKDDGGNAALHLAALEGRRRIANVLVGAGADVKAKNRSGQTPLHSVTLRLARQNALRTRTVTTECGDAIVEGSVDILAVFRALSDKLLLPWSTEDECNELVKLLIEAGADVAAEDTFKMTALQLAVYGGRIEPVKALVHAGAGVRGGLVCAMPPVQIAAMAGAADIVKFLISRGADINSVCGITTYKGNWRQVTTLNIARRRAHTEVVQLLEAAGAHSFSWDTSKTDFIKPPNSNPEVVVTSPPGDEVHSDLEEEVHSYPEGEGLIYAGSELSVEPVNIIGERQKSMPQGRHHGNKLTSWLRSRGVRARKPQNDET